GTCTCAGAAAGGGTTGTCAGTTGATAGGGCTTTTGAAGAAAGCCCGCCATGCCTTTCCCCAAAGCACGTGCTTCAATTTCCTGGGGATTGTAGCCACTCGAAAGAATGATTGGAACTTCGGCTCGGATCCGGAGCATTTCGCTTAATGCCACATCCCCATCCATGTAAGGCATCGTCAGATCCATAAGTACGCAAACCAGTTTATCGCTGGATTCTTCAAATACTTGTACGGCTTCTTTTCCATTCGTTGCAGTAAGAACGCTAAAGCCCATTCGTTCCAGCATGCGTCGGGTCACAGACCGGACCGACTCTTCATCATCCGCCAGCAGGATCGTCCCGGATCCTTGCCAGACGGGGGCCGCAGGACCTCGCATTTCAACAGCTACTATTGCTCCAGATGCGGGAAATAGCACTGTGAACGTTGAACCTTTCCAGGGCTCACTTATAATTTTAATCATCCCCTTATGGCCCCTTACTATTCCCATCACGGCAGCAAGCCCGAGCCCACGGCCTGTAAATTTTGTAGTGTAGAAGGGGTCAAAAATCCTGGATTGAGTCTCGTTATCCATCCCGCATCCGGAATCAGACACTTCCAGATAAACATATTGTCCTGGCGAACAGGCCTCGCTGTGATAAGCGCCCTGCAGGAAGTTTTCATCACAGTACATGACCCCCGTCGAGAGCGAGATAGAGCCACTCATGTCCCCGATCGCTTCCGAGGCGTTGATGACCAGATTCATAATTACCTGTCTTATCTGGGTGGCATCCGCTTCAATAGCAGGTAGTTTTTCGGATAGTTGATAATGAAGGGCAACCTTTTTCGAGACGGATACTTCAATAAGTTTCGATATATCACTGATAAGACGGGAAATAAACACGGCCTCCACGACGAATTTGCCTTTCCCCGAATAGGCAAGCATTTGCTTGCATAGTTCAGCCGCCTGAAGAGATATTTGTTTGATTTGAAAGAGATTTGGCTTAAGCGGTGATCCTGTGGGGAGATCCGCAATCGCCAGATCGGTATTGCCGAGAATTGCCATAAGAAGATTGTTGAAATCATGCGCAATCCCGCCAGCCAACAAGCCTAACCCCTCCAGTTTTTGGACGTGCTGGAGTTGCTCCTGTTCCTTCAGTCGCTCTGCTTCTAAATGTTTTTACTGAGTAATATCGGCAATGATGCAGGCGAATTGGCCGGGCACGGGACGATAAGCCGTCACTTGGAAGTAACAATCAAGATCCTGAGAATAATTCTCATAATGAATGGGCACGCCAGTGAGAACGACCTTACCATAGGCTTCGATCCAATAAGCCTCAGTCTGGGGTAAAACTTCTTTCACCGTTCTGCCCAGAATAGTTGATCCAACTAACCCTGTTAGCTTTTCAAAAGCGGGATTCACATCAAGAAACCTGTAATCAACGGGTTTCCCCTCGGCATCAAAAATCATTTCGTGGAGGGCAAAGCCATTTACCATTTGTTCAAACAGCATTCTGTAGTCCCGGGCCAGCGTTCGACAATGATCCTCACTAATTTGCAAGGCTTCACTGGCATTCCTGTGATCCTTTTCAGCCCACAGGACTCGCCGACCAAACCACCAGACGCCCAGTCCGTTGAGCATGGCAAGACCGAGGGCAGCCATAATACCCAGCAGCAGGGACCGCCTCATGCCCGAGAGGCGCTCGCTGTACTCTTGAAGTTTCAAATCCACTCCCACAATTCCCACACAGTGTCCGCTGGAATCATGAATAGGCGCATATCCGCTCAGAAAAGTTCCCCACAGGTCTTTGATAGGTTCGGAATCAACCCCTGTCGTCCCAGTTCTCAGGGCCTCCACAAGGGCGGGCGCAGGTGTGTCAAAGGGCTCCATAATCGAAGAATGGTCCTTAATACCGTCATGATCCGAGTCCTCTGGTGAAGTGGCATCCAGGATGAAGTAAGGCTTTCCGTCGCGCAGGATCATGGTATAGAGAAAACGGATTTCAGGATGAGCCGCCAATATTCTCTTCAAAGGCAGAACGGCCTGAAGATAAGCAGGACTCTTTTCCTGTTCGGGGGAGATGAGGGTTTTATGAATATCCCCATCCACAAAAACCGCTGCCGTTTTGGCCAACTGAATAAGACTTCGCTGTACTTCCCGGGTAAGTGCTTCAGCACCGCCAAAATACAGGAGCGTAAGACAGAGGCAACTGATCAAAAACGAAACCAGTGAAGCCGTGGCTGCTCTTCGTAGTAATCTCCTGTAAAACTGAGTAAAAATCTGAATAACAAACTCCTCATCATAAACATTAACATTATGTTAATTTCCGAATAAAATACCACGAGTTATGTCAATTGTCTATTTCGAGGCACTTCGGATACGGGAACATGATTGCGATCCTTTCATTTTTTTGACATCTTCCTTTCCCGTACGCGGAAATTATCTTTCAGGAACAGTTATCATGACATCATCATTGCTTTCCTTGCAGGCATTAACAGCCCAATCCATAGACGTTTATTTTGGAACCTATACCAAGCCAAATTCTGCTGAAGGCATTTATCACGCCACATTCTACCTTAAAACTGGAAGGCTTTCCGCACCAGACCTTTCTTGTGTGACACCCAGTCCGACATTTATTGAAATACATCCCAATTCCAAGTTTCTTTATGCGGTATCCGAACGGGATCCTGGAGCCGTTAGCTCCTTCAAGATTGAGTCTGAGTCAAAAAAACTTAAATTGATCAATAAAGCCGCTACCGGCGGCAAAGGCCCCTGCCACCTCTGCATTTCCAGGGACGGACGAACCCTGCTCGTTGCCAACTACGGGGGCGGAAGCGTGGCCTCCATTCCGATCAATAATGACGGTTCACTGTCAGAAGCGGTCAGCGTGATTCAGCACACAGGTTCAAGCGTAAATCACCAGCGACAGCAGGAACCACATGTCCATAGTGTTAATCTCAGTCCTGATAGCCGGTTTGCCTATGTTGCAGATCTCGGTATCGACAAAATCATGATTTATACGCTAGAGGCCCAATTCAGTCGAATGCTGTCTGGTGAACCTGCTGAGATTAAAATTAAGCCCGGAGCTGGCCCCCGTCATTTGTCTTTCGACCCTGCCGGGAAGTTCGCCTACCTGATCAACGAGCTTGACAATACCATCATCGTCTTTGCGCATGAGGCAAAATCCGGAAACCTTGCGGAGATACAAACCATCCCCACGCTGCCAAAGGGGTATTCAGGGACGAGTATTTGTGCCGAAGTGAGAGTTCACCCCAATGGTAAATTTCTTTACGGCTCGAATCGCGGACACGACTCCATTGCCATTTATAACATCCACCCGAAAAATGGGACGCTGACGCTGATTGGCTTCCAGAACACCGGCATCAAAACTCCGAGAAATTTCAATATTGACCCGACAGGGCAGTTCTGTTTGGTTGCCAATCAAGACGCCAATACCGTAATCGTCTTCCGCATTAATCAAGAAACAGGAATGCTGGAACCGACCACCGAGGTGATCAAAATCGGCACTCCGGTTTGTGTCCGTTTCATGCTATAAGGCCATTTATGAGTCTCAAAGCCACTTCTCATTTTTCTGGCGGCAATGCCGCTGATATCGAAATCCTAACGGGCGGACAGATTCCCGAGGTGCGATTCGCCTCTGATCCATGTGGGGGCGCCCAGGCGATGTGGTTTCACTTCCGGCTGGAGGAAACCGATCCTGATCCAGCCACCCAAACCAAGGTGCGCTTAACCTGGACGTATATCGATACTGTGCCGGGTATTTCTGAGTCGCCGGACTGTATCCCTGTCTGCCTTGTGCCAGGCCAAACGTGGACGCGTCTCAAACAAGGTGAGGAAACGCGAACCCCTGACGGCCGCCGCCAAATCTCGTGGACGATCCCTTATCCTTCACCGTCGGTTATGATTGCATTCTGCATTCCCTATGGGCTATCCGATGTTGAAGCCATGCTCGATCGTTCA
This DNA window, taken from bacterium, encodes the following:
- a CDS encoding response regulator, whose protein sequence is MAILGNTDLAIADLPTGSPLKPNLFQIKQISLQAAELCKQMLAYSGKGKFVVEAVFISRLISDISKLIEVSVSKKVALHYQLSEKLPAIEADATQIRQVIMNLVINASEAIGDMSGSISLSTGVMYCDENFLQGAYHSEACSPGQYVYLEVSDSGCGMDNETQSRIFDPFYTTKFTGRGLGLAAVMGIVRGHKGMIKIISEPWKGSTFTVLFPASGAIVAVEMRGPAAPVWQGSGTILLADDEESVRSVTRRMLERMGFSVLTATNGKEAVQVFEESSDKLVCVLMDLTMPYMDGDVALSEMLRIRAEVPIILSSGYNPQEIEARALGKGMAGFLQKPYQLTTLSETIRAVITPRS
- a CDS encoding PAS domain-containing protein is translated as MISCLCLTLLYFGGAEALTREVQRSLIQLAKTAAVFVDGDIHKTLISPEQEKSPAYLQAVLPLKRILAAHPEIRFLYTMILRDGKPYFILDATSPEDSDHDGIKDHSSIMEPFDTPAPALVEALRTGTTGVDSEPIKDLWGTFLSGYAPIHDSSGHCVGIVGVDLKLQEYSERLSGMRRSLLLGIMAALGLAMLNGLGVWWFGRRVLWAEKDHRNASEALQISEDHCRTLARDYRMLFEQMVNGFALHEMIFDAEGKPVDYRFLDVNPAFEKLTGLVGSTILGRTVKEVLPQTEAYWIEAYGKVVLTGVPIHYENYSQDLDCYFQVTAYRPVPGQFACIIADITQ
- a CDS encoding lactonase family protein — translated: MTSSLLSLQALTAQSIDVYFGTYTKPNSAEGIYHATFYLKTGRLSAPDLSCVTPSPTFIEIHPNSKFLYAVSERDPGAVSSFKIESESKKLKLINKAATGGKGPCHLCISRDGRTLLVANYGGGSVASIPINNDGSLSEAVSVIQHTGSSVNHQRQQEPHVHSVNLSPDSRFAYVADLGIDKIMIYTLEAQFSRMLSGEPAEIKIKPGAGPRHLSFDPAGKFAYLINELDNTIIVFAHEAKSGNLAEIQTIPTLPKGYSGTSICAEVRVHPNGKFLYGSNRGHDSIAIYNIHPKNGTLTLIGFQNTGIKTPRNFNIDPTGQFCLVANQDANTVIVFRINQETGMLEPTTEVIKIGTPVCVRFML